From the Rhodospirillales bacterium genome, the window CTACTTTTTGCTTTCCGGCGACAGGGTTCCGCCGCACGGCCATCCGGTCAATTTTCGCGAAACAGGCGCGCCAGCGTGTCGATGTGATCGCGGAGCGCCCGGTTGCGGGCCTTGTCCAGCACGGGATCGGGGCCGGGCCGCCAGTCCGCCGATTCACGGGCGAGGGCTTCGGCGAACAGCCAACGGTGCGGAAAACTTTGGCCGGCGAGCTTGTAGACCGCGTGTATTTGACCCGCGGTCAGCCGGGCGTATTCCTTCGGACCGAGGCGCAGCGGTTGAACCTTTACGGGATCGAGACGCGCGGCTTCGATCAACTGGGCGATGTCGCGCCGGGCCAACGCACTGGACGCGACATCCGATTCCAACTGCGCGGACGAATAAAAGGATTGGCCGTTGAGACGGTCGAGCACCGCACGCGGCAAGCCGGCGTGGGCCAAGCGCTCGATGGCCGCGGGGGTGAATTGGTAGCGCGCGGAATCGTAGACCACCTGATTGAAGACGTTCTGCAGAACGAACAGGCCGACGAAACAGGCGATTCCGGCGAGAGCCGGCGTCATCGCCCAGCCGACCCCGATCCGTCCGAGCATCCCCCAGCGAATATGATGGCGGCCCTTGACCATGGCGACTCCGAGCACGGCGCCGACGATCACTTCGGAACTCGAAATCGGAACCAGCGGAATGGTCGGCAGTCCGACATGGGCGAGCAGACGCTCCAGTCCCTCGGACGCGAACAGGAACAGCACGAGCGAATGCGCCATCACCACCACCCAGGCGGAAACGGGGGAAAGGGTATAGAGGCCCTGGCCGATGGTGTGGACGACCTTCGCCGAATACGTATAGACCCCGACGGCGATGGCGATACCGCCCAGCAAAAACAATTGTTGCGCCGGAGAGACGGTGAACAGCCCCGCCACCTGGAATTCGACAAACGGCGAAGCGGGAATAAAAACGCCGACGACGTTGGCGATATTGTTGGCGCCGAGGCTGTAGGCTCCGAACGCGCCGGCGAGGATCAGGCCAAGCCGGGTGTAGGCGTCGAGGAAGAGCATGTGGGGCTTGACGATGCGTAGCAGCCGCGCAGTGAGATAAAACAGAGCAATCGCGAACACGGCCGCGAGGATCGGTCCCAAAATCCAGCCGATCATGATTTTTATGAGCGAATCGATGTCGGTCCAGGTCGCGCTGAAGACGTTCCAGCCGACGATGGCCCCGACGATGGCGTGGGTGGTCGATACCGGCAAGGCGGCGCGGGTCATGATCCAGACGGCAATCGCGGCCGCGAGCGCGACCATGAAGGCGCCCGCCAGGGTATTGACGGGCCCCAACTTGCCGATGGTTTCCGACGTACCGCCGCCGCTGAACACGGCGCCGAGAATGACGAATACGCTGCAAATGGCGGCGGCGGTCGAAAACCGGATCATCCGCGTTCCGACGGCCGTGCCGAAGATATTGCCAAGATGATTGGCGCCGAGCGCCCAGCCGAGGAAGAGCCCGCTGGTCAGGAAAATGATGACGACGATATCCATGGATCGAGATGACGCCGAGCCCTAGACCGTCCGCTTGATGGTGTAGATGGCAAGCCGGTCGGCGACATCCTCCGCCTGGTCGGCGATATTATCCACGGATTCGACGAACGAGCGCAGGTGCACCTTATTGGGCAGCGGCAACTTCGAGCCGAAGATCGCGCGCTTCAGCTTGGTGCTGAGCTTGTCGGCTTCTTTTTCGTAGAACATGACCTTGTGATTGTGGTCGGGGACCGCCTCGATGTTGCGGAAGAACGCGCGCGCGGCCTTGACCAGTTCGTCGACCGACAACACCACCCGGTCGGTCAGTTCGATGAAATCGACCCGATACTCTTCGGGAACATCGGGCGTTTCGATGGAAAATCCCCAAAGCGCGCCTTCCATCAGGTTGAGAACGGAATCCATGGTTTCGAGCAGGCCGAGAACGTCGCCGCGCGATTCCGGGATCAGGGTTTGCGAGTAAAGCTTCGTTTCGATCGAGCGCCGGAGCGTATCGGCGGTGTTTTCGAGCGAATTGACGTGATAGAGCTTTTCCTCGAACTCGGCGGTCGGGCCGTGATTCATGTAGATCTGCACGCCGAGACGAAAGGCGAGGCCGCCTTCGGAAATCTTGTTGAGAAACTCGTCGATCTCGTTTTCCAGTTCCCGGGTGCGGCGAAAGAGGGCGAAATCCTTGGTTGCGGGCATTTGAACGCGTCCTTTTTTTGCAGATTGGACCATTGTCGCGAGGGTCGCAACGTTTCACCGTGCATTGCGGGTTTATTGCCACGCGCGCCTCACTTGGCCACGCCTACAGACGAATCGTGCCTGGGCCCGCCGAAATTGCCGGGCAAGCCGTTCGGTGTAGTGGGTTTCTCGAAAAATCTCGAAGAGATATCTACTGTCGATCCATGGTTTTGATTTAATTTACACATTAATAAATAATAATATTAGAAAAACGTATTATTATTGAAAGATAAGCGTGATATTGCGAGTGTTTATATAATCACTTGTTAATTTTAGAGCATTTCCTTACAAGGTTCAGGGAGACGCGACCTCCAAAAATACAATACGGGGGCGATAAAGGGGATGGCTCAAGTCGCTTCGTTCATCGTGCGTTAAGACTGCGGCCGGATGTTCCGGCCGCGGGGTTGGCGTTTGCGTTTGGCGGCACGTTGAGGATGGTCTCGGCGGCGCTGGCGGATCGAACTCGGTACGCAATCAAAAGCGGGGGTATTCACATGGTTTATACGCGCAAGAGCCCGGCCTTGCTGATCATCGGCTTGGTCCTGCTCGCCTATTGGTTCGCCGTCAACGGCGGTTACATGGACGGGGTGCTGAAGTACCTCAACACCACGCGGATCAAGCCAGAGATGATTCAGCTCAGCTTGATCTTCGGGCTGATCGGCACCGGCGTCGGCCTTTGGCACCTGTTTGGCACTCATACGGAAGGGGACCTCGACTACTATTCCTCGACCATCGCCGGCGGGATGTTCATCCTCGGCGTGGCGATGATCGTGAAGTGGTATCTCGATCCCGCCGTGGCCAAAATCAGCCGCGAAATCGGGCCGGTCATCCCCGGCAAGCGCTTCATCCACGACGTGTTCGGACTGAATTACATCGTGCTCGGCATCGTCGCCGGCATGATCATCGTCAACGTGTTCAAGATCCCCGGTTGGGCGGAGAACGGGGTGCGCCTCTCGCGCCTCGGCCTCAAGACCGGGGTCATCCTGCTCGGTGCGCTCTACAGCCTGGGCGAATTGGTCGCGCTCGGCAAACTTTCGGTCGTGCTGATCGGATTCTTCGTCCTCGGTTCGGTTTGGCTGGTGCTGTGGATGGGCGCGCGGCGCACCATTCCCAATTCCATGGGCGGGGTCCTTTCCGCCGGCGTCGGCGTGTGCGGCGTTTCGGCGGCGGTGGCCTCGGCGCCGGTGGTCAAGGCGCGATCCGAAGACGTCGCCTACACCATCGGCACCATCCTGATCTGGGGCGTGGGCTGCATGTTTATCTTTCCGACCATCGGCCATCTGCTCGGCATGGGCTACGTCCAGTTCGGGGCCTGGGCCGGCACCGGCATCCTCAACTCGGCCCAGGTGGCGGGCGCCGCGCTCGCCTTCCAGCCGACCGGCATCGAAACCCTGAAGGTCGCCGAG encodes:
- a CDS encoding putative sulfate exporter family transporter; the protein is MVSAALADRTRYAIKSGGIHMVYTRKSPALLIIGLVLLAYWFAVNGGYMDGVLKYLNTTRIKPEMIQLSLIFGLIGTGVGLWHLFGTHTEGDLDYYSSTIAGGMFILGVAMIVKWYLDPAVAKISREIGPVIPGKRFIHDVFGLNYIVLGIVAGMIIVNVFKIPGWAENGVRLSRLGLKTGVILLGALYSLGELVALGKLSVVLIGFFVLGSVWLVLWMGARRTIPNSMGGVLSAGVGVCGVSAAVASAPVVKARSEDVAYTIGTILIWGVGCMFIFPTIGHLLGMGYVQFGAWAGTGILNSAQVAGAALAFQPTGIETLKVAEIFNITRVLFLPIIVLWLAVWYVRRESAAGVAVQQVDTSRVIFEKFPLFVLGFILMFALSSTGIFAPAQHSGGRYFDNAKTKLLEAKDLGTLSAEAGKLQREDQKQALARLIETKKTQSIDHDTVLRGIVNSGVLSREANTILTRMHNAVYHTSKKVAAFRDWLIWLFAFGLTGLGMQITIAAMKQAGGQPLVIGGVVGTVKAVGSLIVILLFVRETI
- a CDS encoding inorganic phosphate transporter codes for the protein MDIVVIIFLTSGLFLGWALGANHLGNIFGTAVGTRMIRFSTAAAICSVFVILGAVFSGGGTSETIGKLGPVNTLAGAFMVALAAAIAVWIMTRAALPVSTTHAIVGAIVGWNVFSATWTDIDSLIKIMIGWILGPILAAVFAIALFYLTARLLRIVKPHMLFLDAYTRLGLILAGAFGAYSLGANNIANVVGVFIPASPFVEFQVAGLFTVSPAQQLFLLGGIAIAVGVYTYSAKVVHTIGQGLYTLSPVSAWVVVMAHSLVLFLFASEGLERLLAHVGLPTIPLVPISSSEVIVGAVLGVAMVKGRHHIRWGMLGRIGVGWAMTPALAGIACFVGLFVLQNVFNQVVYDSARYQFTPAAIERLAHAGLPRAVLDRLNGQSFYSSAQLESDVASSALARRDIAQLIEAARLDPVKVQPLRLGPKEYARLTAGQIHAVYKLAGQSFPHRWLFAEALARESADWRPGPDPVLDKARNRALRDHIDTLARLFREN
- a CDS encoding DUF47 family protein, giving the protein MVQSAKKGRVQMPATKDFALFRRTRELENEIDEFLNKISEGGLAFRLGVQIYMNHGPTAEFEEKLYHVNSLENTADTLRRSIETKLYSQTLIPESRGDVLGLLETMDSVLNLMEGALWGFSIETPDVPEEYRVDFIELTDRVVLSVDELVKAARAFFRNIEAVPDHNHKVMFYEKEADKLSTKLKRAIFGSKLPLPNKVHLRSFVESVDNIADQAEDVADRLAIYTIKRTV